The following are encoded together in the Drosophila sechellia strain sech25 chromosome 3R, ASM438219v1, whole genome shotgun sequence genome:
- the LOC6606957 gene encoding DNA-binding protein RFX2 isoform X1, with product MTTRLAPQRQFILSTRSGIVDATSPPEDSAEEQQQLTVEVESATNGVIGGSTTNSTTSPPPHAEQFEFCTEDGVVVSATLEDVMTQVKLLPLLQNCQLLQKKLVNEDDDSTGAVATDADQLEVIRVVLPMDAEDSSSDAHLHGHVVNSSSDTMGTITTTEPNGTTVTHSIPIHSMADLAAIKDGVDLAQQVANGQVTVVQTTEDDDGTPFITVTVSGQEQNYQVQYVDSELYHSNSSQTQMTYSFCPVGDYQGNGQTAYYSTTGQYGATSSAGGSSNGAHSTTLPYLVPVEEGILLNGSAHSLSQSQSQSHGRDSPHSLTVSSRDWERDADRVNGTNRHWVQEVAYIQEAQSTPQTPTSTTTTHSASGGSLGTGGGGASPDSDQSALGSSNKIASATIKWLSRNYETADGVSLPRSTLYNHYMQHCSEHKLEPVNAASFGKLIRSVFSGLRTRRLGTRGNSKYHYYGIRIKPGSLLNSQAMDDKQMLAAGYGPSSDGSGGPGSGPMVSVTSSTAGQLAGSNGLGGGHGQRHSNGTKKHTFKPETYEACIQYIGDGTSALPSFPPIELNHSFNSELTLEDVDTFRGLYREHCESFLDAVLNLEFNTVEFLLRDFWRASDNNNLDECEEEKYLSKTKLYLLCHCAEVQKFVREVDYQFYQNTVDVIIPDVLRSIPNALTQAIRNFAKNLEIWLCESMLGVPEQLAQIKTSAVSAFCQTLRRYTSLNHLAQAARAVLQNGAQISQMLSDLNRVDFHNVQEQAAWVSQCAPAVVQRLESDFKAALQQQSSLEQWASWLQLVVESAMEEYNGKPTYARAARQFLLKWSFYSSMIIRDLTLRSASSFGSFHLIRLLFDEYMFYLVEHKIAEAQDKTAIAVICERMKKDMDFEFECQFAYITSDTEHQMTPSSASSGGDVGNEAKRLKQE from the exons ATGACCACACGCCTGGctccacagcgccagttcatCCTCTCGACGCGCTCTGGCATCGTGGATGCCACCTCGCCACCTGAGGACTCAGctgaggagcagcagcagctgaccGTCGAGGTGGAGAGCGCCACCAACGGAGTCATTGGGGGCAGCACCACCAATAGCACCACATCGCCACCGCCGCATGCCGAGCAGTTTGAGTTCTGCACGGAGGATGGAGTCGTTGTGTCCGCCACACTGGAGGATGTCATGACACAG GTAAAACTTTTACCCCTCTTACAGAACTGCCAGCTCTTGCAGAAGAAACTAGTCAACGAGGACGACGATTCGACGGGAGCAGTAGCCACGGATGCCGATCAGCTGGAGGTGATTCGCGTCGTACTGCCCATGGATGCCGAGGACTCGAGCAGCGATGCCCATCTGCACGGGCATGTGgtgaacagcagcagcgacaccATGGGCACCATTACCACCACGGAACCGAATGGAACCACCGTGACCCACTCGATACCCATACACAGTATGGCCGATCTGGCCGCGATCAAGGATGGTGTGGATCTGGCCCAGCAGGTGGCCAATGGTCAGGTGACCGTGGTGCAGACCACCGAGGATGACGATGGAACGCCCTTCATCACCGTGACTG TTTCGGGCCAGGAGCAGAACTACCAAGTGCAATATGTGGACTCTGAGCTGTACCATAGCAACTCCAGCCAGACGCAAAT GACGTATTCGTTCTGCCCGGTGGGGGACTACCAGGGCAACGGCCAGACGGCGTACTACTCGACCACGGGTCAGTACGGAGCCACCTCGTCGGCCGGAGGCTCCTCGAACGGAGCTCACTCCACGACGCTGCCGTACCTGGTGCCCGTGGAGGAGGGCATCCTCCTCAATGGCTCCGCACACTCGctgtcgcagtcgcagtcacAGTCGCATGGACGCGATTCGCCGCACAGCCTGACGGTGAGTAGCAGGGATTGGGAGCGGGATGCGGACCGGGTGAACGGAACTAATCGCCACTGGGTGCAGGAGGTCGCGTACATCCAGGAGGCGCAGAGCACGCCCCAGACGCCCACCTCGACGACCACGACCCATTCGGCTAGCGGCGGCAGCCTGGGAACGGGCGGCGGAGGCGCCTCCCCGGATTCCGACCAGAGTGCGctcggcagcagcaacaagatTGCCTCGGCAACG ATCAAGTGGCTGTCGCGCAACTACGAAACGGCGGATGGGGTGAGCCTGCCCAGGAGCACGCTGTACAACCATTACATGCAGCACTGCAGCGAGCACAAGCTGGAGCCCGTGAATGCGGCCAGTTTCGGCAAGCTGATACGTTCCGTGTTCTCCGGACTGCGCACACGTCGCCTGGGCACGCGCGGCAACTCCAAGTACCATTACTATGGCATCCGCATCAAGCCCGGCTCGTTGCTGAACAGCCAGGCGATGGACGACAAGCAGATGCTGGCCGCCGGCTACGGACCATCCTCGGACGGATCCGGCGGACCGGGCAGCGGACCGATGGTCAGCGTCACCAGCAGCACCGCCGGACAGCTGGCCGGTTCCAATGGATTGGGCGGTGGCCATGGCCAGCGGCACAGCAACGGCACCAAGAAGCACACCTTCAAGCCGGAGACCTACGAAGCGTGCATTCAG TACATCGGCGATGGAACCAGTGCTCTGCCCTCGTTTCCGCCCATCGAGCTGAACCACAGCTTTAACAGCGAACTGACCCTGGAGGACGTGGACACCTTCCGGGGCCTGTATCGGGAGCACTGCGAGTCCTTCCTGGACGCCGTGCTCAATCTGGAGTTCAACACCGTGGAGTTCCTGCTGCGCGACTTCTGGCGGgccagcgacaacaacaatcTGGACGAGTGCGAGGAGGAGAAGTACTTGAGCAAGACGAAGCTGTATCTGTTGTGCCACTGCGCAGAAGTGCAAAAGTTCGTGCGAGAG GTGGACTATCAATTCTACCAGAACACCGTCGATGTCATCATACCGGATGTGCTCCGCTCCATACCAAACGCCCTGACCCAGGCCATTCGGAACTTCGCCAAGAACCTGGAAATCTGGCTGTGCGAGAGCATGCTGGGCGTGCCGGAGCAGCTGGCCCAGATCAAGACCAGTGCCGTCTCGGCATTTTGCCAAACGCTGCGGCGCTACACCTCGCTGAATCACCTGGCGCAGGCGGCTCGAGCAGTGCTCCAGAATGGTGCCCAGATCTCCCAGATGCTAAGCGATCTCAATCGTGTCGATTTCCACAATGTTCAG GAGCAAGCTGCCTGGGTGAGTCAATGTGCGCCCGCCGTGGTCCAGCGCTTGGAGAGCGACTTCAAGGCCGCTCTGCAGCAGCAGAGCTCCCTGGAGCAGTGGGCCAGCTGGCTGCAACTGGTGGTGGAGTCGGCCATGGAGGAGTACAACGGGAAGCCGACTTATGCCAGAGCCGCCCGCCAGTTCCTGCTAAAGTGGAGCTTCTACAGCTCTATGATCATTCGGGACCTGACGCTGAGATCCGCCTCCAGCTTCGGAAGCTTCCACCTGATTCGCCTGCTGTTCGATGAGTACATGTTCTACCTGGTGGAACACAAAATCGCCGAGGCACAAGACAAAACAGCCATTGCGGTCATTTGTGAAAGGATG AAAAAGGACATGGACTTTGAGTTCGAGTGCCAGTTCGCCTACATTACCAGCGACACGGAGCACCAGATGACTCCGAGCTCGGCCAGCAGTGGAGGCGACGTGGGCAACGAGGCCAAGCGACTGAAGCAGGAATGA
- the LOC6606957 gene encoding DNA-binding protein RFX2 isoform X2 translates to MTTRLAPQRQFILSTRSGIVDATSPPEDSAEEQQQLTVEVESATNGVIGGSTTNSTTSPPPHAEQFEFCTEDGVVVSATLEDVMTQNCQLLQKKLVNEDDDSTGAVATDADQLEVIRVVLPMDAEDSSSDAHLHGHVVNSSSDTMGTITTTEPNGTTVTHSIPIHSMADLAAIKDGVDLAQQVANGQVTVVQTTEDDDGTPFITVTVSGQEQNYQVQYVDSELYHSNSSQTQMTYSFCPVGDYQGNGQTAYYSTTGQYGATSSAGGSSNGAHSTTLPYLVPVEEGILLNGSAHSLSQSQSQSHGRDSPHSLTVSSRDWERDADRVNGTNRHWVQEVAYIQEAQSTPQTPTSTTTTHSASGGSLGTGGGGASPDSDQSALGSSNKIASATIKWLSRNYETADGVSLPRSTLYNHYMQHCSEHKLEPVNAASFGKLIRSVFSGLRTRRLGTRGNSKYHYYGIRIKPGSLLNSQAMDDKQMLAAGYGPSSDGSGGPGSGPMVSVTSSTAGQLAGSNGLGGGHGQRHSNGTKKHTFKPETYEACIQYIGDGTSALPSFPPIELNHSFNSELTLEDVDTFRGLYREHCESFLDAVLNLEFNTVEFLLRDFWRASDNNNLDECEEEKYLSKTKLYLLCHCAEVQKFVREVDYQFYQNTVDVIIPDVLRSIPNALTQAIRNFAKNLEIWLCESMLGVPEQLAQIKTSAVSAFCQTLRRYTSLNHLAQAARAVLQNGAQISQMLSDLNRVDFHNVQEQAAWVSQCAPAVVQRLESDFKAALQQQSSLEQWASWLQLVVESAMEEYNGKPTYARAARQFLLKWSFYSSMIIRDLTLRSASSFGSFHLIRLLFDEYMFYLVEHKIAEAQDKTAIAVICERMKKDMDFEFECQFAYITSDTEHQMTPSSASSGGDVGNEAKRLKQE, encoded by the exons ATGACCACACGCCTGGctccacagcgccagttcatCCTCTCGACGCGCTCTGGCATCGTGGATGCCACCTCGCCACCTGAGGACTCAGctgaggagcagcagcagctgaccGTCGAGGTGGAGAGCGCCACCAACGGAGTCATTGGGGGCAGCACCACCAATAGCACCACATCGCCACCGCCGCATGCCGAGCAGTTTGAGTTCTGCACGGAGGATGGAGTCGTTGTGTCCGCCACACTGGAGGATGTCATGACACAG AACTGCCAGCTCTTGCAGAAGAAACTAGTCAACGAGGACGACGATTCGACGGGAGCAGTAGCCACGGATGCCGATCAGCTGGAGGTGATTCGCGTCGTACTGCCCATGGATGCCGAGGACTCGAGCAGCGATGCCCATCTGCACGGGCATGTGgtgaacagcagcagcgacaccATGGGCACCATTACCACCACGGAACCGAATGGAACCACCGTGACCCACTCGATACCCATACACAGTATGGCCGATCTGGCCGCGATCAAGGATGGTGTGGATCTGGCCCAGCAGGTGGCCAATGGTCAGGTGACCGTGGTGCAGACCACCGAGGATGACGATGGAACGCCCTTCATCACCGTGACTG TTTCGGGCCAGGAGCAGAACTACCAAGTGCAATATGTGGACTCTGAGCTGTACCATAGCAACTCCAGCCAGACGCAAAT GACGTATTCGTTCTGCCCGGTGGGGGACTACCAGGGCAACGGCCAGACGGCGTACTACTCGACCACGGGTCAGTACGGAGCCACCTCGTCGGCCGGAGGCTCCTCGAACGGAGCTCACTCCACGACGCTGCCGTACCTGGTGCCCGTGGAGGAGGGCATCCTCCTCAATGGCTCCGCACACTCGctgtcgcagtcgcagtcacAGTCGCATGGACGCGATTCGCCGCACAGCCTGACGGTGAGTAGCAGGGATTGGGAGCGGGATGCGGACCGGGTGAACGGAACTAATCGCCACTGGGTGCAGGAGGTCGCGTACATCCAGGAGGCGCAGAGCACGCCCCAGACGCCCACCTCGACGACCACGACCCATTCGGCTAGCGGCGGCAGCCTGGGAACGGGCGGCGGAGGCGCCTCCCCGGATTCCGACCAGAGTGCGctcggcagcagcaacaagatTGCCTCGGCAACG ATCAAGTGGCTGTCGCGCAACTACGAAACGGCGGATGGGGTGAGCCTGCCCAGGAGCACGCTGTACAACCATTACATGCAGCACTGCAGCGAGCACAAGCTGGAGCCCGTGAATGCGGCCAGTTTCGGCAAGCTGATACGTTCCGTGTTCTCCGGACTGCGCACACGTCGCCTGGGCACGCGCGGCAACTCCAAGTACCATTACTATGGCATCCGCATCAAGCCCGGCTCGTTGCTGAACAGCCAGGCGATGGACGACAAGCAGATGCTGGCCGCCGGCTACGGACCATCCTCGGACGGATCCGGCGGACCGGGCAGCGGACCGATGGTCAGCGTCACCAGCAGCACCGCCGGACAGCTGGCCGGTTCCAATGGATTGGGCGGTGGCCATGGCCAGCGGCACAGCAACGGCACCAAGAAGCACACCTTCAAGCCGGAGACCTACGAAGCGTGCATTCAG TACATCGGCGATGGAACCAGTGCTCTGCCCTCGTTTCCGCCCATCGAGCTGAACCACAGCTTTAACAGCGAACTGACCCTGGAGGACGTGGACACCTTCCGGGGCCTGTATCGGGAGCACTGCGAGTCCTTCCTGGACGCCGTGCTCAATCTGGAGTTCAACACCGTGGAGTTCCTGCTGCGCGACTTCTGGCGGgccagcgacaacaacaatcTGGACGAGTGCGAGGAGGAGAAGTACTTGAGCAAGACGAAGCTGTATCTGTTGTGCCACTGCGCAGAAGTGCAAAAGTTCGTGCGAGAG GTGGACTATCAATTCTACCAGAACACCGTCGATGTCATCATACCGGATGTGCTCCGCTCCATACCAAACGCCCTGACCCAGGCCATTCGGAACTTCGCCAAGAACCTGGAAATCTGGCTGTGCGAGAGCATGCTGGGCGTGCCGGAGCAGCTGGCCCAGATCAAGACCAGTGCCGTCTCGGCATTTTGCCAAACGCTGCGGCGCTACACCTCGCTGAATCACCTGGCGCAGGCGGCTCGAGCAGTGCTCCAGAATGGTGCCCAGATCTCCCAGATGCTAAGCGATCTCAATCGTGTCGATTTCCACAATGTTCAG GAGCAAGCTGCCTGGGTGAGTCAATGTGCGCCCGCCGTGGTCCAGCGCTTGGAGAGCGACTTCAAGGCCGCTCTGCAGCAGCAGAGCTCCCTGGAGCAGTGGGCCAGCTGGCTGCAACTGGTGGTGGAGTCGGCCATGGAGGAGTACAACGGGAAGCCGACTTATGCCAGAGCCGCCCGCCAGTTCCTGCTAAAGTGGAGCTTCTACAGCTCTATGATCATTCGGGACCTGACGCTGAGATCCGCCTCCAGCTTCGGAAGCTTCCACCTGATTCGCCTGCTGTTCGATGAGTACATGTTCTACCTGGTGGAACACAAAATCGCCGAGGCACAAGACAAAACAGCCATTGCGGTCATTTGTGAAAGGATG AAAAAGGACATGGACTTTGAGTTCGAGTGCCAGTTCGCCTACATTACCAGCGACACGGAGCACCAGATGACTCCGAGCTCGGCCAGCAGTGGAGGCGACGTGGGCAACGAGGCCAAGCGACTGAAGCAGGAATGA
- the LOC6606957 gene encoding DNA-binding protein RFX2 isoform X3 has translation MTTRLAPQRQFILSTRSGIVDATSPPEDSAEEQQQLTVEVESATNGVIGGSTTNSTTSPPPHAEQFEFCTEDGVVVSATLEDVMTQVKLLPLLQNCQLLQKKLVNEDDDSTGAVATDADQLEVIRVVLPMDAEDSSSDAHLHGHVVNSSSDTMGTITTTEPNGTTVTHSIPIHSMADLAAIKDGVDLAQQVANGQVTVVQTTEDDDGTPFITVTVSGQEQNYQVQYVDSELYHSNSSQTQMTYSFCPVGDYQGNGQTAYYSTTGQYGATSSAGGSSNGAHSTTLPYLVPVEEGILLNGSAHSLSQSQSQSHGRDSPHSLTEVAYIQEAQSTPQTPTSTTTTHSASGGSLGTGGGGASPDSDQSALGSSNKIASATIKWLSRNYETADGVSLPRSTLYNHYMQHCSEHKLEPVNAASFGKLIRSVFSGLRTRRLGTRGNSKYHYYGIRIKPGSLLNSQAMDDKQMLAAGYGPSSDGSGGPGSGPMVSVTSSTAGQLAGSNGLGGGHGQRHSNGTKKHTFKPETYEACIQYIGDGTSALPSFPPIELNHSFNSELTLEDVDTFRGLYREHCESFLDAVLNLEFNTVEFLLRDFWRASDNNNLDECEEEKYLSKTKLYLLCHCAEVQKFVREVDYQFYQNTVDVIIPDVLRSIPNALTQAIRNFAKNLEIWLCESMLGVPEQLAQIKTSAVSAFCQTLRRYTSLNHLAQAARAVLQNGAQISQMLSDLNRVDFHNVQEQAAWVSQCAPAVVQRLESDFKAALQQQSSLEQWASWLQLVVESAMEEYNGKPTYARAARQFLLKWSFYSSMIIRDLTLRSASSFGSFHLIRLLFDEYMFYLVEHKIAEAQDKTAIAVICERMKKDMDFEFECQFAYITSDTEHQMTPSSASSGGDVGNEAKRLKQE, from the exons ATGACCACACGCCTGGctccacagcgccagttcatCCTCTCGACGCGCTCTGGCATCGTGGATGCCACCTCGCCACCTGAGGACTCAGctgaggagcagcagcagctgaccGTCGAGGTGGAGAGCGCCACCAACGGAGTCATTGGGGGCAGCACCACCAATAGCACCACATCGCCACCGCCGCATGCCGAGCAGTTTGAGTTCTGCACGGAGGATGGAGTCGTTGTGTCCGCCACACTGGAGGATGTCATGACACAG GTAAAACTTTTACCCCTCTTACAGAACTGCCAGCTCTTGCAGAAGAAACTAGTCAACGAGGACGACGATTCGACGGGAGCAGTAGCCACGGATGCCGATCAGCTGGAGGTGATTCGCGTCGTACTGCCCATGGATGCCGAGGACTCGAGCAGCGATGCCCATCTGCACGGGCATGTGgtgaacagcagcagcgacaccATGGGCACCATTACCACCACGGAACCGAATGGAACCACCGTGACCCACTCGATACCCATACACAGTATGGCCGATCTGGCCGCGATCAAGGATGGTGTGGATCTGGCCCAGCAGGTGGCCAATGGTCAGGTGACCGTGGTGCAGACCACCGAGGATGACGATGGAACGCCCTTCATCACCGTGACTG TTTCGGGCCAGGAGCAGAACTACCAAGTGCAATATGTGGACTCTGAGCTGTACCATAGCAACTCCAGCCAGACGCAAAT GACGTATTCGTTCTGCCCGGTGGGGGACTACCAGGGCAACGGCCAGACGGCGTACTACTCGACCACGGGTCAGTACGGAGCCACCTCGTCGGCCGGAGGCTCCTCGAACGGAGCTCACTCCACGACGCTGCCGTACCTGGTGCCCGTGGAGGAGGGCATCCTCCTCAATGGCTCCGCACACTCGctgtcgcagtcgcagtcacAGTCGCATGGACGCGATTCGCCGCACAGCCTGACG GAGGTCGCGTACATCCAGGAGGCGCAGAGCACGCCCCAGACGCCCACCTCGACGACCACGACCCATTCGGCTAGCGGCGGCAGCCTGGGAACGGGCGGCGGAGGCGCCTCCCCGGATTCCGACCAGAGTGCGctcggcagcagcaacaagatTGCCTCGGCAACG ATCAAGTGGCTGTCGCGCAACTACGAAACGGCGGATGGGGTGAGCCTGCCCAGGAGCACGCTGTACAACCATTACATGCAGCACTGCAGCGAGCACAAGCTGGAGCCCGTGAATGCGGCCAGTTTCGGCAAGCTGATACGTTCCGTGTTCTCCGGACTGCGCACACGTCGCCTGGGCACGCGCGGCAACTCCAAGTACCATTACTATGGCATCCGCATCAAGCCCGGCTCGTTGCTGAACAGCCAGGCGATGGACGACAAGCAGATGCTGGCCGCCGGCTACGGACCATCCTCGGACGGATCCGGCGGACCGGGCAGCGGACCGATGGTCAGCGTCACCAGCAGCACCGCCGGACAGCTGGCCGGTTCCAATGGATTGGGCGGTGGCCATGGCCAGCGGCACAGCAACGGCACCAAGAAGCACACCTTCAAGCCGGAGACCTACGAAGCGTGCATTCAG TACATCGGCGATGGAACCAGTGCTCTGCCCTCGTTTCCGCCCATCGAGCTGAACCACAGCTTTAACAGCGAACTGACCCTGGAGGACGTGGACACCTTCCGGGGCCTGTATCGGGAGCACTGCGAGTCCTTCCTGGACGCCGTGCTCAATCTGGAGTTCAACACCGTGGAGTTCCTGCTGCGCGACTTCTGGCGGgccagcgacaacaacaatcTGGACGAGTGCGAGGAGGAGAAGTACTTGAGCAAGACGAAGCTGTATCTGTTGTGCCACTGCGCAGAAGTGCAAAAGTTCGTGCGAGAG GTGGACTATCAATTCTACCAGAACACCGTCGATGTCATCATACCGGATGTGCTCCGCTCCATACCAAACGCCCTGACCCAGGCCATTCGGAACTTCGCCAAGAACCTGGAAATCTGGCTGTGCGAGAGCATGCTGGGCGTGCCGGAGCAGCTGGCCCAGATCAAGACCAGTGCCGTCTCGGCATTTTGCCAAACGCTGCGGCGCTACACCTCGCTGAATCACCTGGCGCAGGCGGCTCGAGCAGTGCTCCAGAATGGTGCCCAGATCTCCCAGATGCTAAGCGATCTCAATCGTGTCGATTTCCACAATGTTCAG GAGCAAGCTGCCTGGGTGAGTCAATGTGCGCCCGCCGTGGTCCAGCGCTTGGAGAGCGACTTCAAGGCCGCTCTGCAGCAGCAGAGCTCCCTGGAGCAGTGGGCCAGCTGGCTGCAACTGGTGGTGGAGTCGGCCATGGAGGAGTACAACGGGAAGCCGACTTATGCCAGAGCCGCCCGCCAGTTCCTGCTAAAGTGGAGCTTCTACAGCTCTATGATCATTCGGGACCTGACGCTGAGATCCGCCTCCAGCTTCGGAAGCTTCCACCTGATTCGCCTGCTGTTCGATGAGTACATGTTCTACCTGGTGGAACACAAAATCGCCGAGGCACAAGACAAAACAGCCATTGCGGTCATTTGTGAAAGGATG AAAAAGGACATGGACTTTGAGTTCGAGTGCCAGTTCGCCTACATTACCAGCGACACGGAGCACCAGATGACTCCGAGCTCGGCCAGCAGTGGAGGCGACGTGGGCAACGAGGCCAAGCGACTGAAGCAGGAATGA
- the LOC6606957 gene encoding DNA-binding protein RFX2 isoform X4: protein MTTRLAPQRQFILSTRSGIVDATSPPEDSAEEQQQLTVEVESATNGVIGGSTTNSTTSPPPHAEQFEFCTEDGVVVSATLEDVMTQNCQLLQKKLVNEDDDSTGAVATDADQLEVIRVVLPMDAEDSSSDAHLHGHVVNSSSDTMGTITTTEPNGTTVTHSIPIHSMADLAAIKDGVDLAQQVANGQVTVVQTTEDDDGTPFITVTVSGQEQNYQVQYVDSELYHSNSSQTQMTYSFCPVGDYQGNGQTAYYSTTGQYGATSSAGGSSNGAHSTTLPYLVPVEEGILLNGSAHSLSQSQSQSHGRDSPHSLTEVAYIQEAQSTPQTPTSTTTTHSASGGSLGTGGGGASPDSDQSALGSSNKIASATIKWLSRNYETADGVSLPRSTLYNHYMQHCSEHKLEPVNAASFGKLIRSVFSGLRTRRLGTRGNSKYHYYGIRIKPGSLLNSQAMDDKQMLAAGYGPSSDGSGGPGSGPMVSVTSSTAGQLAGSNGLGGGHGQRHSNGTKKHTFKPETYEACIQYIGDGTSALPSFPPIELNHSFNSELTLEDVDTFRGLYREHCESFLDAVLNLEFNTVEFLLRDFWRASDNNNLDECEEEKYLSKTKLYLLCHCAEVQKFVREVDYQFYQNTVDVIIPDVLRSIPNALTQAIRNFAKNLEIWLCESMLGVPEQLAQIKTSAVSAFCQTLRRYTSLNHLAQAARAVLQNGAQISQMLSDLNRVDFHNVQEQAAWVSQCAPAVVQRLESDFKAALQQQSSLEQWASWLQLVVESAMEEYNGKPTYARAARQFLLKWSFYSSMIIRDLTLRSASSFGSFHLIRLLFDEYMFYLVEHKIAEAQDKTAIAVICERMKKDMDFEFECQFAYITSDTEHQMTPSSASSGGDVGNEAKRLKQE, encoded by the exons ATGACCACACGCCTGGctccacagcgccagttcatCCTCTCGACGCGCTCTGGCATCGTGGATGCCACCTCGCCACCTGAGGACTCAGctgaggagcagcagcagctgaccGTCGAGGTGGAGAGCGCCACCAACGGAGTCATTGGGGGCAGCACCACCAATAGCACCACATCGCCACCGCCGCATGCCGAGCAGTTTGAGTTCTGCACGGAGGATGGAGTCGTTGTGTCCGCCACACTGGAGGATGTCATGACACAG AACTGCCAGCTCTTGCAGAAGAAACTAGTCAACGAGGACGACGATTCGACGGGAGCAGTAGCCACGGATGCCGATCAGCTGGAGGTGATTCGCGTCGTACTGCCCATGGATGCCGAGGACTCGAGCAGCGATGCCCATCTGCACGGGCATGTGgtgaacagcagcagcgacaccATGGGCACCATTACCACCACGGAACCGAATGGAACCACCGTGACCCACTCGATACCCATACACAGTATGGCCGATCTGGCCGCGATCAAGGATGGTGTGGATCTGGCCCAGCAGGTGGCCAATGGTCAGGTGACCGTGGTGCAGACCACCGAGGATGACGATGGAACGCCCTTCATCACCGTGACTG TTTCGGGCCAGGAGCAGAACTACCAAGTGCAATATGTGGACTCTGAGCTGTACCATAGCAACTCCAGCCAGACGCAAAT GACGTATTCGTTCTGCCCGGTGGGGGACTACCAGGGCAACGGCCAGACGGCGTACTACTCGACCACGGGTCAGTACGGAGCCACCTCGTCGGCCGGAGGCTCCTCGAACGGAGCTCACTCCACGACGCTGCCGTACCTGGTGCCCGTGGAGGAGGGCATCCTCCTCAATGGCTCCGCACACTCGctgtcgcagtcgcagtcacAGTCGCATGGACGCGATTCGCCGCACAGCCTGACG GAGGTCGCGTACATCCAGGAGGCGCAGAGCACGCCCCAGACGCCCACCTCGACGACCACGACCCATTCGGCTAGCGGCGGCAGCCTGGGAACGGGCGGCGGAGGCGCCTCCCCGGATTCCGACCAGAGTGCGctcggcagcagcaacaagatTGCCTCGGCAACG ATCAAGTGGCTGTCGCGCAACTACGAAACGGCGGATGGGGTGAGCCTGCCCAGGAGCACGCTGTACAACCATTACATGCAGCACTGCAGCGAGCACAAGCTGGAGCCCGTGAATGCGGCCAGTTTCGGCAAGCTGATACGTTCCGTGTTCTCCGGACTGCGCACACGTCGCCTGGGCACGCGCGGCAACTCCAAGTACCATTACTATGGCATCCGCATCAAGCCCGGCTCGTTGCTGAACAGCCAGGCGATGGACGACAAGCAGATGCTGGCCGCCGGCTACGGACCATCCTCGGACGGATCCGGCGGACCGGGCAGCGGACCGATGGTCAGCGTCACCAGCAGCACCGCCGGACAGCTGGCCGGTTCCAATGGATTGGGCGGTGGCCATGGCCAGCGGCACAGCAACGGCACCAAGAAGCACACCTTCAAGCCGGAGACCTACGAAGCGTGCATTCAG TACATCGGCGATGGAACCAGTGCTCTGCCCTCGTTTCCGCCCATCGAGCTGAACCACAGCTTTAACAGCGAACTGACCCTGGAGGACGTGGACACCTTCCGGGGCCTGTATCGGGAGCACTGCGAGTCCTTCCTGGACGCCGTGCTCAATCTGGAGTTCAACACCGTGGAGTTCCTGCTGCGCGACTTCTGGCGGgccagcgacaacaacaatcTGGACGAGTGCGAGGAGGAGAAGTACTTGAGCAAGACGAAGCTGTATCTGTTGTGCCACTGCGCAGAAGTGCAAAAGTTCGTGCGAGAG GTGGACTATCAATTCTACCAGAACACCGTCGATGTCATCATACCGGATGTGCTCCGCTCCATACCAAACGCCCTGACCCAGGCCATTCGGAACTTCGCCAAGAACCTGGAAATCTGGCTGTGCGAGAGCATGCTGGGCGTGCCGGAGCAGCTGGCCCAGATCAAGACCAGTGCCGTCTCGGCATTTTGCCAAACGCTGCGGCGCTACACCTCGCTGAATCACCTGGCGCAGGCGGCTCGAGCAGTGCTCCAGAATGGTGCCCAGATCTCCCAGATGCTAAGCGATCTCAATCGTGTCGATTTCCACAATGTTCAG GAGCAAGCTGCCTGGGTGAGTCAATGTGCGCCCGCCGTGGTCCAGCGCTTGGAGAGCGACTTCAAGGCCGCTCTGCAGCAGCAGAGCTCCCTGGAGCAGTGGGCCAGCTGGCTGCAACTGGTGGTGGAGTCGGCCATGGAGGAGTACAACGGGAAGCCGACTTATGCCAGAGCCGCCCGCCAGTTCCTGCTAAAGTGGAGCTTCTACAGCTCTATGATCATTCGGGACCTGACGCTGAGATCCGCCTCCAGCTTCGGAAGCTTCCACCTGATTCGCCTGCTGTTCGATGAGTACATGTTCTACCTGGTGGAACACAAAATCGCCGAGGCACAAGACAAAACAGCCATTGCGGTCATTTGTGAAAGGATG AAAAAGGACATGGACTTTGAGTTCGAGTGCCAGTTCGCCTACATTACCAGCGACACGGAGCACCAGATGACTCCGAGCTCGGCCAGCAGTGGAGGCGACGTGGGCAACGAGGCCAAGCGACTGAAGCAGGAATGA